The Candidatus Delongbacteria bacterium genome contains a region encoding:
- a CDS encoding TetR/AcrR family transcriptional regulator, with product MPVSLPFPNPASPPPAGESPGTPLWHSLPAGKRELVVQAAVEEFASHGYEGASLNTVVRQAGISKGSLFTYFPSKAVLFDALVRLAAGGIREDLRALRDRTRQESFAQRLEALVRTGLDFLEQRPQLARIWFRVLPGSQVPLGRRQVEALRRRSRDFLEELIREGQERGELRGDLEAGRLAFLLNLHLEALLNAWQERDQQLEVEPGPGREELVRDFLALTLRGMAHQPEGAA from the coding sequence ATGCCTGTTTCCCTGCCTTTCCCGAATCCCGCTTCCCCGCCGCCCGCGGGGGAGAGTCCGGGCACACCCCTCTGGCATTCGCTGCCCGCCGGCAAGCGCGAACTGGTCGTGCAGGCCGCGGTGGAGGAGTTCGCCAGCCACGGCTACGAGGGCGCCTCCCTCAACACGGTGGTCCGCCAGGCCGGCATCAGCAAGGGCAGCCTGTTCACCTACTTTCCCAGCAAGGCCGTGCTCTTCGACGCCCTGGTGCGGCTGGCCGCGGGCGGCATCCGCGAGGACCTGCGGGCCCTGCGCGACCGCACGCGGCAGGAGAGCTTCGCCCAGCGGCTGGAGGCGCTGGTCCGCACGGGCCTGGACTTCCTCGAGCAGCGGCCCCAGTTGGCGCGCATCTGGTTTCGCGTGCTGCCCGGCAGCCAGGTGCCGCTGGGTCGCCGGCAAGTGGAGGCTCTGCGCCGCCGCAGCCGGGACTTCCTGGAGGAGCTGATCCGCGAAGGCCAGGAGCGCGGCGAGCTGCGCGGGGACCTGGAGGCCGGCCGGCTGGCCTTCCTGCTCAACCTGCACCTGGAAGCCCTGCTCAACGCTTGGCAGGAGCGGGACCAGCAGCTCGAGGTCGAGCCCGGCCCCGGGCGCGAGGAGCTGGTGCGCGATTTTCTGGCCCTGACCCTGCGCGGCATGGCCCACCAACCGGAGGGCGCCGCATGA